A stretch of the Myripristis murdjan chromosome 24, fMyrMur1.1, whole genome shotgun sequence genome encodes the following:
- the LOC115355784 gene encoding uncharacterized protein LOC115355784, which produces MAEFRLTEISLFLILQLHFTAVHSATSFASLRVSEGDVVTLPCDSPPEHCAHKTWLFSRNSKEMTLVVGGKIVQTRFARAKAARLIFTKHCSLVMTNVTAEDAGQYVCKQAGSLHRMPMYATIALSVEKSLPFFYARRGAEVSLPCGVVNAHQDQCIRTNWLFSRHLWDPRPELVSTGKTAHAKSGRASVADDCSLVIKNISHLDAGRYFCQEDASPVLEAGAHLTVVHMIESMGDSKTEFSCWVSTSRQCTLMVFWRHADGSWKDVPGFSGMHGVPCSSTVMFANGQVNKEKLKCEVTDASGKVQTFDFIPKSSGSGR; this is translated from the exons ATGGCTGAATTCAGACTGACTGAAATTTCATTATTTCTGATTCTACAGCTTCATTTTACAG CGGTGCATAGCGCCACGAGTTTCGCCTCGCTCCGAGTCAGCGAAGGCGATGTGGTCACTCTGCCGTGTGACTCGCCGCCTGAGCACTGTGCCCACAAGACGTGGCTCTTCAGTCGCAATTCAAAGGAGATGACGCTGGTTGTCGGTGGCAAGATTGTACAAACCAGGTTTGCCAGAGCCAAAGCAGCCAGACTGATTTTCACCAAGCACTGTTCCCTAGTTATGACGAACGTCACCGCTGAGGACGCTGGTCAGTACGTCTGCAAGCAGGCCGGCTCACTGCATCGAATGCCCATGTATGCTACGATTGCTCTGTCTGTTGAGAAGA GTTTACCCTTTTTCTATGCCAGACGCGGAGCTGAGGTCAGTCTGCCTTGTGGAGTGGTGAACGCACACCAGGACCAGTGTATCCGCACCAACTGGCTCTTCAGCCGTCATTTATGGGACCCAAGACCAGAGCTGGTCTCCACCGGGAAGACTGCACATGCAAAATCAGGCAGAGCGAGTGTTGCAGATGACTGTTCTCTGGTTATAAAGAACATCTCACATCTGGACGCCGGCCGCTACTTCTGCCAGGAGGATGCATCACCAGTTTTAGAAGCTGGGGCTCATCTGACTGTTGTGCACA TGATTGAGAGCATGGGGGACAGTAAGACTGAGTTCAGCTGCTGGGTGTCGACATCTAGACAGTGCACACTGATGGTGTTTTGGCGGCATGCTGATGGCTCTTGGAAAGACGTTCCTGGTTTCTCTGGGATGCATGGGGTTCCCTGCTCCTCCACAGTGATGTTTGCGAATGGTCAGGTGAACAAAGAGAAATTGAAGTGCGAAGTGACTGATGCCAGTGGAAAAGTGCAGACGTTTGACTTCATCCCTAAGTCCTCAG